AAAGGATCAGTGATACAAGACTCGAGGAAGCCCCGTAGGTAAAGGACATCATATGTTACTCCAAAGGTGTAAATGTGTTAAAAAGGTCCAAGATTCCATCAACATACATTAAAAGCAAGTCAAACCTCCCAAAAACTTGCTCATCAGGTGATATAAAACACAAATACAAATTGACAGAAGCAAAAGCATGTCAAAGAACAGACCTGTTGGTTTTCACAGCAGAGCCTGTATCATTTAGCTTGCGCTCTGCAGCTAGCAAAGCAGCCATTGTTTTGTCAGAAACATGTAGCCTTTGGTCCACAGTTTTGACCTTTTCATTTACAACAGATATCCCAGTATTTAACTTCTCCGAAAGGCCAACGCGTCTGTCAAAGGAACTGATCCTAGCCGATGCGTTAGCCCTTAATTGATGTTTCTCGTCAAATGATTTAGCTTTGTTCACAGCATCTTGTCGAATTGCTGAACTCCTTGCAATCACAGTTGTCATCACATCATGAGCCTTGCTGGCGTAAACACGGCCACTAGTGGGGCTGGCATTGGCCTACATGATAAGGTCATGAATTTTTAATCAGCACCAAATATGATCCGCTGCAATAGCATAGAAGCAGATAGCACAAGGTGAACTTGAAGCGTAATGGAATTCAGAGGCACCTCGTTAGGTTGTTCCAAATCTACCGTAGGAGCTGTACTTGTCACCTCATTGACCACAAGTTGCTGCATGGTTTTCAAATTGTATATATCCATCAAAAAGAAGGATCAACACACTACTGCCATTTATGAACATATTAGTCGAATAGTGCACCTGTTCATTAACAGGGAGGTAGATGTAATCTTCAGCAGAGGTTATGTTCACAACTCGGTCCACGATTGTTGCTCCCTGAAAAAGTGAAAAGGGAAAATATGATA
This is a stretch of genomic DNA from Brachypodium distachyon strain Bd21 chromosome 1, Brachypodium_distachyon_v3.0, whole genome shotgun sequence. It encodes these proteins:
- the LOC100829340 gene encoding binding partner of ACD11 1, with product MEEGRREARTVRVRNISDLAGEREVREFFSFSGEIEHVDIRFDGVATGRTAYVTFKEPKALEIALLLSGATIVDRVVNITSAEDYIYLPVNEQQLVVNEVTSTAPTVDLEQPNEANASPTSGRVYASKAHDVMTTVIARSSAIRQDAVNKAKSFDEKHQLRANASARISSFDRRVGLSEKLNTGISVVNEKVKTVDQRLHVSDKTMAALLAAERKLNDTGSAVKTNRYVSAGTSWLNGAFSKVSKAGHVAGSRTREKFQLAVSNISAKGPAVVA